In Caproiciproducens sp. NJN-50, the following are encoded in one genomic region:
- a CDS encoding single-stranded DNA-binding protein: MLNSVNLQGRFIATPELRHTPNGISVTSFSLANDIGYGEKKKTAFIDCVAWRGTAELICKWFQKGDMVIVQGFIQTRTYTDKDGNKRKAVEIVADAVHFAEPKRDRDSNSGNKNTYEPAHGSADIDAGEDMGDFEETPVPDDLPF; this comes from the coding sequence ATGCTTAACTCCGTGAATCTTCAAGGCAGATTTATCGCAACGCCTGAGCTGAGACACACACCGAACGGTATTTCCGTTACATCATTTTCTCTAGCAAATGATATTGGATACGGTGAGAAAAAGAAAACCGCATTCATCGATTGTGTCGCTTGGCGCGGTACCGCTGAGCTAATTTGCAAGTGGTTTCAGAAGGGCGACATGGTAATTGTACAGGGTTTCATCCAGACGCGGACCTACACGGACAAGGATGGCAATAAGCGCAAGGCCGTGGAGATCGTCGCTGATGCGGTTCATTTTGCGGAGCCGAAGCGCGACAGGGATTCCAATAGCGGCAACAAAAATACATATGAACCCGCGCACGGATCAGCGGATATTGACGCCGGAGAAGATATGGGAGATTTTGAAGAAACACCGGTTCCGGATGATCTCCCGTTTTGA
- a CDS encoding replicative DNA helicase: MIMNIEAEQSLIGSILLGGAKTMAEIQLIIEPTDFQVPEMQTIYAACLKLYLQNKPIDAVSVLALTGEEYKTTIIPAAQIVPSARHAAEYARIVREAAQKTRAYSLTIELADDLQRNTEAGECQRKAEEVLKCFDEPKQEDTVSAEEMYMRFFDRQDSPREYIHTGFSRLDKYTYIERGDYIIVGGRPSAGKTAFTLQMMRNISRKYTTIYFSLETNNEKLGDRLIGGFNEVSLSGIKTNSITDEEWQRITNGYNEFKKLNFYTVRAAGYSLAQIQAKALQLHAEVIFIDYVTLIRQSGESLVDRATKISMGLHTLAQRNGITVFALSQLNRAGKAAPDMTALRDSGQFEQDADDVFLIEYDEDKPEERVLKIAKNKEGRCGCIQLEFQPKIQKFSEVETRYDET, from the coding sequence ATGATCATGAATATTGAGGCCGAGCAATCTCTGATCGGCAGCATCCTTCTCGGAGGGGCCAAAACGATGGCGGAGATTCAGTTGATCATCGAGCCAACAGACTTTCAGGTTCCGGAAATGCAGACGATCTACGCGGCATGCCTAAAGCTGTATTTGCAAAACAAGCCGATTGATGCTGTTTCCGTGCTAGCGCTGACTGGGGAAGAATACAAAACCACCATCATCCCCGCCGCTCAGATTGTACCTTCCGCCAGACATGCCGCAGAGTACGCGAGGATCGTCCGTGAGGCCGCGCAAAAGACACGGGCTTATAGTTTGACCATTGAGCTTGCCGACGATTTACAGCGCAACACAGAGGCGGGGGAATGCCAGCGGAAGGCAGAGGAAGTTTTGAAATGCTTCGATGAGCCGAAACAGGAGGACACCGTTTCCGCCGAGGAAATGTATATGCGCTTCTTCGACCGGCAGGATAGCCCGAGGGAGTACATACACACCGGATTCTCAAGACTGGACAAATACACTTACATCGAGCGGGGGGATTACATCATCGTCGGTGGCCGTCCGAGCGCAGGGAAAACCGCTTTTACCCTCCAGATGATGCGGAATATTTCCAGAAAATACACCACAATTTATTTTTCGCTTGAAACAAATAACGAAAAGCTCGGGGACCGGCTGATTGGCGGGTTCAATGAGGTCTCACTTTCAGGAATCAAAACCAATTCAATCACCGACGAGGAATGGCAAAGGATTACAAATGGCTACAATGAATTTAAAAAATTAAATTTTTACACAGTCCGAGCAGCGGGGTATTCCCTAGCACAAATTCAGGCAAAGGCATTACAACTTCACGCGGAGGTAATTTTCATAGATTACGTTACCCTGATCCGGCAAAGCGGCGAAAGCCTCGTGGACAGGGCCACAAAGATTTCAATGGGCCTGCACACCTTAGCCCAGCGGAACGGGATCACAGTCTTTGCCCTCTCGCAACTCAACCGCGCCGGTAAAGCCGCGCCTGATATGACGGCCCTAAGAGATTCCGGCCAGTTCGAGCAGGATGCCGATGATGTTTTTCTTATAGAGTACGACGAGGATAAACCGGAGGAGCGCGTTTTGAAGATCGCAAAAAATAAGGAGGGGCGCTGCGGTTGCATTCAACTGGAATTTCAACCGAAGATTCAGAAGTTTTCGGAGGTTGAGACAAGATATGACGAAACTTGA
- a CDS encoding DUF1064 domain-containing protein yields the protein MSTVFIPGFKFGNQRHSKYNAVKTTVDGITFDSKAEAKRYTELKLMLRTGQIKSFNRQPSFILSGGIRYRPDFIVWDGSRVWVEDVKGMETAAFKVKAAEFREKYPYFELRIVR from the coding sequence ATGAGCACTGTATTTATTCCAGGATTTAAATTTGGAAATCAAAGGCATAGCAAATACAATGCCGTTAAGACAACGGTTGATGGAATTACATTTGACAGCAAGGCCGAGGCGAAGCGGTACACAGAGCTAAAGCTAATGCTTCGGACCGGCCAGATCAAGAGTTTCAATCGGCAGCCGTCGTTTATCCTCTCTGGCGGGATCCGCTACCGCCCCGATTTCATAGTGTGGGATGGGTCTAGGGTATGGGTTGAGGATGTCAAGGGGATGGAAACCGCAGCATTCAAAGTCAAGGCTGCGGAATTCCGGGAAAAATATCCATATTTTGAACTGAGGATCGTCCGATGA